The Ostrinia nubilalis chromosome 17, ilOstNubi1.1, whole genome shotgun sequence genome contains a region encoding:
- the LOC135079974 gene encoding uncharacterized protein LOC135079974 codes for MSTRRARIKAVTSLPPRRKNNADNAAKTKPAQLIDDTQKAVKSPRTPRSLAAKEGGEKVLRPTPPLLPLHSTPNLQSKVSSPAKPNSETPKVITRTPKTAEKVSVITAAPSSIHRSIFASPPPRTDSPIRTASPIAALLRSTIRTPKPKTPQVEKPNLEVTVKVCEVNENEARILHEKDTAEAGNKSDVPDDYSVPSVPESITEEAVMDGIVPLQPARSVPKPIDLLKNEIISENAEVLFDPIVPLPSPSKVRPKLRPVPRLAPLRRNSIQGSASESEDESRRALLGGATTPAPGRQRHDSHTSHSTQTTMPTVNREVNRIRTDSICSSASQLTQPALTASPTKEKHHKTRRQEMSRRMAAMRRRRETIQRDTLTMYDLIFYNPTSNPIVPDQDEIKAKEANKKDEAERAAAEADDDPDDPAPDAAPVPQIKLGPNGEIVLDEKSLVIKPTNSKRKVSSVVREGAWASGGGKYNRTARTAEWSAAETVRFYRALAAIGTDFSLMAPLFPGRNRRDLKIKFKKEEKVNGAQLDKALRSGTTWDPSRLQDEFAAERAEAAASAEREREHIARQRKAERERTALAKEVNLRQSRGVKALENSCRPSMLLRKRNSEALTADDIIERAKEAREEKKKQKKLAAAAKLQAKRGSTSKQQTPKTPFATITLLNSNETPEPPAEPAVDMATISRVVPNSSKTPSPGPVLLNSTAVPSNIESGSLVVLTVNDPKSPSKKMLQTYIAHGEGKLTPIALPPTFLNSVVGYMKKGTPKGPPGSPLTSPVTVINPDDKTATTSSVIQLNPSPVKRQRHSSYTITQL; via the exons atgtcTACAAGAAGGGCTCGTATAAAAGCTGTTACGTCGTTGCCGCCGAGACGCAAGAACAATGCTGACAATGCTGCTAAAACCAAACCTGCACAGTTGATAGATGATACTCAGAAAGCTGTGAAGAGTCCTAGGACGCCTAGGTCGTTGGCTGCTAAAGAGGGTGGCGAAAAGGTATTGAGACCCACCCCACCTCTCTTGCCACTGCACAGTACCCCGAACTTGCAAAGTAAAGTATCGTCGCCTGCAAAACCGAATTCGGAGACGCCTAAAGTTATTACAAGAACTCCAAAAACAGCTGAGAAGGTGTCAGTTATAACAGCTGCTCCATCCAGCATCCACAGATCAATATTTGCCTCGCCCCCTCCAAGAACAGACAGCCCGATCAGAACAGCCTCTCCAATAGCCGCACTTCTCAGATCAACGATAAGAACACCTAAGCCCAAGACACCACAAGTTGAGAAGCCCAATCTAGAAGTAACAGTCAAAGTTTGTGAGGTAAATGAGAATGAAGCTAGAATTCTGCATGAGAAAGATACTGCTGAAGCTGGTAATAAAAGTGATGTTCCAGATG ATTACAGTGTGCCAAGTGTGCCTGAAAGTATTACAGAGGAGGCTGTTATGGATGGCATTGTTCCACTGCAGCCAGCCCGTAGTGTGCCCAAACCTATTGATTTATTGAAGAATGAAATTATATCGGAAAACGCAGAAGTGCTGTTTGACCCTATTGTCCCTCTGCCATCGCCCAGCAAAGTGAGACCGAAATTACGTCCTGTGCCAAGACTTGCACCTCTCAGAAGGAATAGTATTCAG GGCAGTGCCAGCGAGTCTGAGGATGAGAGCCGGCGGGCGTTGCTGGGAGGAGCGACCACGCCAGCGCCGGGACGGCAAAGACACGACTCTCACACCTCACATAGTACACAAACCACAATGCCGACAGTAAACAG GGAGGTAAACCGGATAAGGACCGACTCTATTTGCTCAAGTGCCAGCCAGTTAACACAGCCGGCGCTGACGGCTTCGCCCACGAAGGAGAAACACCACAA AACTCGTCGCCAAGAAATGAGTCGACGGATGGCGGCGATGCGTCGGCGCAGAGAGACTATCCAGCGGGACACGCTCACTATGTACGATCTCATCTTCTACAATCCCACCAGTAACCCTATCGT CCCAGACCAAGACGAGATCAAAGCGAAAGAGGCTAACAAGAAAGACGAAGCGGAGCGCGCGGCGGCCGAAGCGGACGACGACCCCGACGACCCCGCGCCCGACGCCGCGCCCGTGCCGCAGATCAAGCTGGGCCCTAATGGAGAGATCGTGCTTGACGAGAAGAGCTTG GTGATAAAACCGACAAACAGCAAGCGCAAAGTGTCCTCTGTGGTCCGAGAAGGGGCTTGGGCCAGTGGCGGCGGAAAATACAACCGCACCGCTCGCACCGCGGAATGGAGCGCGGCCGAGACGGTGCGGTTCTACCGGGCTCTAGCGGCCATTGGCACAGACTTCTCGCTCATGGCGCCGCTGTTCCCTGGACGGAATAGGAGGGATCTCAAGATAAAG tttaaaaaagaagaaaaggtGAACGGCGCGCAACTAGACAAAGCTCTCCGTTCGGGCACCACGTGGGACCCGTCGCGGTTACAGGACGAATTCGCGGCCGAACGTGCCGAGGCCGCCGCGAGCGCCGAGCGCGAACGTGAACATATCGCTCGCCAGAGGAAGGCCGAGCGTGAGCGCACCGCCCTCGCCAAGGAGGTCAACTTGCGGCAGA GTAGAGGAGTGAAAGCTTTGGAGAACTCTTGCCGGCCTTCCATGTTACTGAGAAAACGAAACAGCGAGGCGCTCACCGCTGATGATATCATCGAGCGAGCGAAAGAGGCGAGGGAAGAGAAAAAGAAACAGAAGAAGTTGGCCGCCGCGGCCAAGTTGCAGGCCAAGCGGGGCAGCACTAGCAAACAACAAACCCCAAAGACGCCGTTCGCAACGATCACGTTATTGAACTCGAACGAAACCCCGGAGCCACCTGCGGAGCCGGCCGTAGACATGGCGACCATCTCTCGAGTGGTCCCAAACTCCTCAAAAACACCGTCGCCCGGCCCCGTCTTATTGAACTCCACTGCCGTGCCTTCCAATATCGAGTCCGGATCTCTAGTCGTACTCACGGTCAATGACCCCAAATCGCCTTCCAAGAAAATGTTGCAGACGTACATAGCTCACGGGGAAGGGAAATTGACTCCGATTGCGCTTCCTCCCACATTCCTCAACTCCGTCGTGGGGTACATGAAGAAAGGGACGCCCAAAGGCCCACCCGGGTCTCCTCTGACGTCGCCCGTCACGGTAATCAACCCTGACGACAAAACCGCCACGACCTCTAGTGTCATACAGCTGAACCCCAGCCCGGTCAAAAGGCAAAGGCATAGTTCTTACACGATCACGCAGCTTTAA